The region gaaaaaaaaaatgatggcaTGTTCTCATTTCatggagaaaataaattcaGGCCCCCTTCGACatcaaataaaagtttctgGAGCGCCTTTCTGCGGAGGCAGCGGGCGCCACGCCCCCTTCCAGCCCCGTCAGTCCTGCTTGGCGTTGTCCAGCGCCCTGAGGCGCTCGAGGAGAGGAGGGTGGGAGTAGTTCCACACGGAGAACAGCCAGTCTGCGACAGGGAAGCCCAGGTTGTCCTTGTTGAGCTTGATGAGGGCAGAGCGCAGCTCCGAGGCTTTGCCCAAACTACAAGCAAAGGCATCCGCCTGGAACTCAAACCTGCGACTCAGGACCgtcagacagaaagacaggagCTACGAAGAGAGGAGGACGTTTTAACGACTCGAAGGAACTATTACTTGACGGGTTTATGAAATACCATAATCACCTCTTTGTGCGGAGAAATGAGGAGGTTGAAGATAATGAAACCTATTATTGCAGGCTGGCTGTCAGTGAATCCAAAAGCTACAAAAGGCTCCTTGTGTCCACTCAGAACAGAGAACAGGAAGAACCACAGGAAGGAACTCATCTGTAGAGACAAAATAAGAGAAGGTGGCACAAAAACTCCCCAGCAAAAGTTTGCCATTTCTAAAGCAAAACTATTAGCTTGATGTAAAACAGTAATAAGTCCCAAATTCATCTTCACCTCCTGGATGACAAACACCTTGATGGAATGACCCAGCTTCCAGTGGCCGAGTTCATGAGCCACAATAGCAAGGATCTCTGGGTTGTTTCTGAGCTtcatgttctgtaaaaaaacagagtCTGATGAAACAGAGTCTCCCTCAAGTGATCGACACCTTTAAAACCACCCAAATGCCAaagattttagctcattcagAGCATTCAGCCTGCGAGGGTTTGCATTGgtaacaacataaaacatacagttttccacttttgttgtttatcttaAAGCGGCAGACAGGTGGGCGGACTGGGGCCTTATCTTTAGTGACGAGGGCGCTGCTTTGGACGGTCgcggtgggaaaaaaaaaaagagttgaaaggcaaagcttCCAGTTTACTGCTCCGTCTGCGTCTCAGCCCTCACCAACGGTGAGTTTTCAAGGATCATGACCAAATAAAAGGAGATcctgaatacaagcagctgaactgAGCTCCCTGGACGCCTCATTTTGGAAGAAGGCCCTGGGGGCAGACGCAGACCTCTCTAAAAACACCTCGAGATCCCctgggaggagctggagagagtgtctctggggagagggaggtgtGGGTTTCTCTCccggacctgttgcctccacgacccgaccacggatgagcggtagaagatggatggatggacaacaCCAGCATCATACACTTTTATTATGAAAACCCTACCTTTCAAGCTTTTTAAAGGTCTGATggaaatttttcttttattttaaacttatcTGAACACCACATTAATCTTTTAATTTATCCACTATGTCTTGAAATATCCAAATaaaactttctcttttcttcagcTAAGCCTTTAACTTCAGCTCACCTTTCTGTTGGGAGACGATTTGTTTTCCAACAAAGAGTCGAACAGCATGATGTGTTTGTCCCTGTAGGAGCCGTAGATGCATATGTTGTTGTGTGACAATTGACTGGAACCTGTATAGAAATATAAGTAATTCAGGAATGGAGTCTCTTTAACCAActtgcacaaaaaataaaagcttgtaaTGGTAATAGTATATTCTTTAATAGGTAAGTTGGTATAATGACAGACTTACCTTTAGCTACCTGAATTTTTGTGAGTGGGAAGCCTATACTGTGAGCCATAGCCTCAATCGCCGTTTTTAGCTCTCCTGCTGGCAATGGAGTGAACTTTTCAAGTAAGGGAGGAGCGTAATGATAAATAGTGATTTCTAATACCTTTGAAGGCACAGAGAGTATACTGTGATTAATAACAAACATGCATCCATCTTGTATTTCCTCTGATAACGACTTCACCAGGGACCTTCGTGAGATGTTCTGTGGGTTATCAGCACTAACCAGAGAAGCAACCATGTTGAGAAGCCAGGCCCAGAAGAAGTAATCTTCACTGAACTTTAAGAAGGCCAGGAACACCGGGGTCGTCGGCAGACAGATGAGCAGAATCAGAATAGACGTCTTCACGACATCCACGAAGAACGCCTGAAAGGGAACAAGAaatgtgttgggttttttttaaaaggagaaccTTATAATCTGTCAAAACCAGATTTCTACTTGTGACTAGTGAGAACCTCAGCCATTATACCTGCTGCTTAAACCCAAGCTTCTTTCCAATCAGGGTGTGGTGCACGCTCCTTGGAAGCTCATTCAGGCACTCGAGCAGGATGGTGAGGATCAAGAACACCATGGACTGGTGGACTTCACATTCTGGATACAGATCAAGGTGAGCCACCATAGAACCGGCGACGTCCCACAGAAACGGGATTCCACCCAGCAGCAGGATCAGCTGGAACATTTTTAATACgtggcaacaacaaaaagaggcaCAAACATTATGGAAACCTTAATGTGaagtatttgtaaaaattggagttgtttatgattttaattGATCGTCTTACCACCCATATTATCTCTGAAAGCAAATCAAACCAAAAGCTAAAGCTGCTTTGTTCGAGGTGATAAATGCGCAACTTTGCAAAGGTTCTGGGATCCTCGAAATTGCAGAGCTCCTGTGGTACACATGTCGTCGACCTGTATATCCTCCTCTGTAAAGGGGAAAGAGATGAGCAAAATCTTAAAAGATAATTCGGTAACAAACACTGTAAGTGAGGATTGTGCTGTTGACAAAGGCTTCACATTTCAGCTACCGTCACCTACAGATGCAGACATATTTGTTGGTactctttcataaaaaaacccaaacaaatacCTGATGTGACCGGCCAAAAAGCTCTAGTTTTGTCTCACCGGTCTCAGAAACTTTGGAGGATGCATTcaggtgtttttctgtcagtacTGCAGCCCTGCCGGGTCTTCATCCATGGAgcccattatgattcaaaatgtgacagatgGATGGCGCGATCAGAAAGTGGCATACTAATCCAGCCAGAACCATTCAATGTTTTGGAGTTCGGCTTGGATGGTTTCTCAACCCTCTGATACAACCTGGGGATGCAGTTCCTCTTGCGTCCGCATCCTGGGAGGTTTGGCTATGGTGCCACGACTCTTATACTTGTAAATAATATTGGCGACTGTGGTCACAGGAACATTACCTTTAACATGGGTATCTATAATCTTCATTCTGAGCTGCTCAGACAGCTCcaagtggctgtttgttccctttaaatagtCCGAATGGCTGATCAAAGCTTGAAGGAACCTAGTTTAAATCATGATTATAATGCAATATTAATAGTCTCTTTAAGGGTACCAACTTAtctattcattttatttcagcataactgtaaaataaacatcaaatagCTTATTTTCACAACTTTTCACAAGGCATGCAAGTCAGACAATTGCTTTTGAATCTGACAAATTAAGGATTATGTCAATACATGAGCTAACAAAACCTAGCATAACCTCACGAATTAGCTTCCCACCACCACAAACCGATTCCGGTTCTGCGAACTCAAATAACGATATTGAGGAGTTATTACCTGTCTGTAGGACAGGTATGCCTTCCAAAAGTACTCTGTCAGCGTGAAGACCAAAACAGCACATAATGTCAGCGTTTCCACTGGCAGGTCGAACATGGCTTCCAACATCTTTGCTCTCCGGGTTTCTCCGAGCCGCGCCGGCCGTTAAAGGTGACCGTTAACGGCGCCCCAACTGCTACTTCTGGGCTAACGGCTACTTTGATTCAGTTTCGATATTACATTACTGTTAAATTACGTCTTTCCCGACTTTCTTAACAAATATCGTCATAATTATTAGAAATATAaacgattaaaaaaagaaaagataaaggtAACTTCATATTTATCGCTGAACGTTAGCAACGCCCCAACTGGTATGCATTATCGCAAAGCTAACGGCAGCTGTGCGGCTATTGGCTGTTTCTGcaaaaagtcttttttgttgttgttgttgcaatttttgtttaaaccatAATTTCTTGAACGACATcactataaaaataataataattaaaaaaatacgaATAATAGCGATGAGGAAATTTTTGCAACACGTGAAATGCAGCGATTATTGCAATAAAACCCCTAGACCTGTAGGGTCGCCATATTGTAGTTTTTAAGACTGATTGACACAAGAGTGGGAAAACATCGTTATAACGCTGCAAGAAGACATTTAAGCCCTAAGTGTACATTGTTACATGTcacaaaaatgagttttatcATGAGGATTTTCttctatttaatattttacacccTCATATGATGCAACTCACACAACTGTCCAAGTATGACCAAAATGAAAGCTGCCACATCACAGTCTTGTTCTCATAtttaagtaaacaaaataagataaatgcttttttatggttttattcaATGCAACAAAGAAAGCATACAATCCCCTCCTTTAACTAACGCGACTCTGGCTCGTCTGCTGAAAAAGAAACCTTGTAGATCATCTTCCCAAGATCCACGATTAATAATTTTCTTGCCAGGCAAccaagagaagaaaataaaaaagtttgtcaACTTAAAAATTTCAAATCCTTTCACAATTTACATCATACGATCCAACTCTAATCACTAAAGTTACATATATACAGGTCTGGTTGGACCCTTGACCGCAAGCAAgtgctttggaaaaaaaaaagaaaaagaaaaatcacttcctcaatttgtgtaaaaaaaataaaaatcccaagTCTAAACTAAcgtcaaataaaactttctgaactGCTCTGTTCACAACGTGTCCACTatcagaacaaaaagagaattAGAGGCACTCACGTTTTGTCGAAGTAACCAAGTATCTACACTGCTTCTCTAAAAGACATTTGAATTtgaacaatttattattttatcggGGACAAGTGCTGCACTTAAGGgataatttaaaatctgaccTGTTTGTAAAAAGTACCGTCATGAGTACATATGAAGTAGATTCTTTATGGTAAGTCCATAAAACTTGTGTTATTACTAGCTGGGTGCCATATCTGCATCACAACGGATCATTA is a window of Kryptolebias marmoratus isolate JLee-2015 linkage group LG10, ASM164957v2, whole genome shotgun sequence DNA encoding:
- the LOC108233825 gene encoding CAAX prenyl protease 1 homolog, whose product is MLEAMFDLPVETLTLCAVLVFTLTEYFWKAYLSYRQRRIYRSTTCVPQELCNFEDPRTFAKLRIYHLEQSSFSFWFDLLSEIIWVLILLLGGIPFLWDVAGSMVAHLDLYPECEVHQSMVFLILTILLECLNELPRSVHHTLIGKKLGFKQQAFFVDVVKTSILILLICLPTTPVFLAFLKFSEDYFFWAWLLNMVASLVLEITIYHYAPPLLEKFTPLPAGELKTAIEAMAHSIGFPLTKIQVAKGSSQLSHNNICIYGSYRDKHIMLFDSLLENKSSPNRKNMKLRNNPEILAIVAHELGHWKLGHSIKVFVIQEMSSFLWFFLFSVLSGHKEPFVAFGFTDSQPAIIGFIIFNLLISPHKELLSFCLTVLSRRFEFQADAFACSLGKASELRSALIKLNKDNLGFPVADWLFSVWNYSHPPLLERLRALDNAKQD